TCGCGGGGGGCCTACGCCGGGAGCCGCGTCTCGCTCGCCGGCCCCTGTCCCTACACCGAGTGTCCGAGCCACGAGTACTGCGTGCCGGACGGCGCGGCGATGGACGGCGAGTACCGGATCCGCGAGGTACTCGGCGAGCCCCCGCACGAGTTCTGCCCGCTCGACCGCGACCTGACGCTGGTCGAACTCTCCCCGCCCGAGTGAGCAAACCGTCGGCCCTACGTCGTTAGGGATTCTCGCCGCTACTGGGTGGAGAGGAGCTTCACGCAGGTACAGCCGACAGTATCACGACCCGAGGACGCCGACCTGTTCCGCGGCGTAGCCGAATATCTCCCGGTAGCCGTACGGCGAGAGCAGGACGGGGTAGAACGGGACCTCGGCGGCGACCGTCCGGCCGTCGATCGAGGCGAACGGCTCGCCGGTGCCGACCGGCTCGAAGTTCTCCGCGAGCACGTCGTACTCCTCGCCACCCTCCTTCGGGATCGGACTCCTGAGCTCGAAGACCGGGATCTGGCCTCTCCCCCCCACGGAGTCCCCGTGTAACACACCCATCGTGGCGAGGAACTCGTGGACGATCCGCGTGGCGGTCTCGGTCGCCCGATCGCTCCCCTGCAGTCCACACTCGACCTCGATCGTCCGCGCAGTCGTGAACAGCCGCCCCTGGACGAGTTCACCGGTCGTCACGAGCGTTTCGACGGACAGCGACGGGACGACCCGCTCGGCGAACGGCGTCACGCCGTCGGCGATGGCGAACGCCCGACCGGTCGACTGCGTGGAGTGGAGCGCGAGCGTCGCACAGCCCTCTAGCTCCTCCGCCAGGTCGTACGCGAGACGCCCCTCGTGGGTGTTCGCCGCCTGCTCGCCGGGAAAGGCGCGGTTGAGGTCGATGTCGAGATACCGCTTCCCACGCTCGGCGGCGAGCTCGTTCGCGACGATGAACTTCACCGGTCGCTCGACCGACGGCGACGCGTCGAGTATCCGCTCGATCGCCCGTATTCCACAGGGCTCGTCGCCGTGGATACCACCGACGACGGCGATCTCGGGCACGCCCGACCCGAGCTGTTCGACTCTCATCGTCCCCTCTAGAACCCGGGAGGTGATAGGGGCCTCGGATCGTCGGCGATGTCCTCGCCCGGCGGTTCGGTCACAGGAACGGACACGATCGAACAACGCTGTCCGCCTAGACTCAAACGCCCGGGCCGGGTTAGGGGTCTCATGGTCCAGTACCGTTCGGCGATGGCCGCCCCGATCGACCTCCTCCCCCGAGACGACCGTCGCGCCCGTCTTCGGGAGGCCGGCTACAACCTGTTCGACCTCGCCGCAGAGGACGTCTTCGTCGACCTGCTCACCGACAGCGGGACCGGCGCGATGAGCACCGACCAGTGGGCAGCACTCATGACCGGCGACGAGGCGTACGCCGGGAGTCGGAGCTTCGCACGGCTAGAGGACGCCGTCTCCGAGGTGATGGGCTTCGAGCACGTCCTCCCCACCCATCAGGGTCGCGGTGCGGAG
This region of Halalkalicoccus sp. CGA53 genomic DNA includes:
- a CDS encoding M14 family metallopeptidase — translated: MRVEQLGSGVPEIAVVGGIHGDEPCGIRAIERILDASPSVERPVKFIVANELAAERGKRYLDIDLNRAFPGEQAANTHEGRLAYDLAEELEGCATLALHSTQSTGRAFAIADGVTPFAERVVPSLSVETLVTTGELVQGRLFTTARTIEVECGLQGSDRATETATRIVHEFLATMGVLHGDSVGGRGQIPVFELRSPIPKEGGEEYDVLAENFEPVGTGEPFASIDGRTVAAEVPFYPVLLSPYGYREIFGYAAEQVGVLGS